In Apium graveolens cultivar Ventura chromosome 10, ASM990537v1, whole genome shotgun sequence, the following are encoded in one genomic region:
- the LOC141689310 gene encoding uncharacterized protein LOC141689310 gives MFVIEKSSGTGNGIGGSNLNGNRSCIVDIPVSCYQVLLRRHCRMSVNEEKQSQSRRLGKFLKYDTLFERNAEGSCYLQSKVHRAKECLETVYGHKDQESPGFDSIKKQD, from the exons ATGTTTGTGATTGAGAAGAGTAGTGGTACTGGTAATGGTATTGGCGGTAGTAATCTGAATGGTAACCGTAGTTGTATTGTCGATATTCCTGTCTCTTGCTACCAG GTGTTGCTCAGGAGACACTGCAGAATGTCCGTTAATGAAGAAAAACAATCACAGAGCAGGAGGCTAGGAAAATTCTTG AAATATGATACTTTATTTGAAAGAAATGCCGAGGGGAGCTGTTATCTTCAATCTAAAGTTCACAGAGCTAAAGAATGTTTAGAGACGGTCTATGGTCACAAAGATCAAGAGAGTCCAG GTTTTGATTCTATCAAGAAACAAGATTAA